Proteins encoded together in one Mus pahari chromosome 9, PAHARI_EIJ_v1.1, whole genome shotgun sequence window:
- the LOC110326914 gene encoding protein BEX3-like translates to MANVHQENEEMEQPLQNGQEDRPVGGGEGHQLAANNNHHQNHHHHHHRRGQARRLAPNFRRAIPNRQINDGLGGDGDDMEMFMEEMREIRRKLRELQLRNCLRILMGELSNHHDRHDEFCLMP, encoded by the coding sequence ATGGCCAATGTCCACCAGGAAAACGAAGAGATGGAGCAGCCCCTGCAGAATGGACAAGAAGACCGCcctgtgggaggaggtgagggccACCAGCTTGCTgcaaacaacaaccaccaccaaaaccaccaccaccaccaccaccgaagAGGCCAGGCTCGCCGACTAGCCCCTAACTTCCGACGGGCCATTCCCAACAGGCAAATTAATGACGGCTTGGGTGGAGATGGAGATGATATGGAAATGTTCatggaggagatgagagagatcCGGAGGAAGCTTAGGGAGCTGCAGCTGAGAAATTGTCTGCGCATTCTAATGGGGGAGCTGTCTAACCACCACGATCGCCATGATGAATTCTGCCTTATGCCTTGA